From one Rhineura floridana isolate rRhiFlo1 chromosome 4, rRhiFlo1.hap2, whole genome shotgun sequence genomic stretch:
- the LOC133384268 gene encoding LOW QUALITY PROTEIN: interleukin-13 receptor subunit alpha-1-like (The sequence of the model RefSeq protein was modified relative to this genomic sequence to represent the inferred CDS: inserted 2 bases in 2 codons; substituted 1 base at 1 genomic stop codon), producing MAALLPGLLLVALLGGSAATAALLDLPCPSNFTCTLNVRHCELNVKWKPIETEDNCVPKYESDISTGVEWIKYESNETPFRTVLVPLGKKVIFRARNSCSSNGEWINISLPQNGIVGTGATNISCIWHNLQNMVCMWQRGKNANQNTAYNLTAWYRGEEVVCTNYTKEDDTFXCAFDLKADWPGTLSISIQGSSSNIQPVCIDNEEPKLYEFLIKPDPPSIVNITKSNNGVKLQWTPSIFKRTCYAVNISNNEFSTTEIYRTVTEASIPLQPKLRHTFRVKAISFSLSGNCTKGLWSDWSKAVEWGEENLYDNSMFSVLLYILIPLCVAXPIIVLIYLKRIXLLILPTIPEPGKFVKQLFEEHSEDLQKPPPEDPIKDEQTHLLVFVQTSGNEN from the exons ATGGCGGCGCTGCTGCCGGGACTCTTGCTGGTCGCCCTCCTTGGCGGCAGCGCCGCCACAGCGGCCCTGCTGGATCTGCCTTGCCCATCGAACTTCACTTGTACTCTTAATGTAAGGCACTGCGAGTTGAATGTGAAGTGGAAACCTATAGAAACAGAGGATAACTGCGTGCCAAAGTATGAGAGTGATATAAGCACTGGTGTTGAGTGGATCAAATATGAATCTAATGAGACACCTTTCCGGACAGTGCTGGTACCTCTGGGTAAAAAAGTAATTTTCAGAGCCAGAAATTCATGTTCATCCAATGGAGAGTGGATTAATATCTCTCTTCCACAAAATGGTATTGTAGGTACAGGAGCCACTAATATCAGCTGTATTTGGCATAATCTTCAGAACATGGTGTGCATGTGGCAGCGTGGGAAGAATGCAAATCAGAACACAGCCTACAACTTGACTGCCTGGTACCGGGGAGAAGAAGTGGTGTGCACAAATTACACTAAAGAAGACGATACCTTTTGATGCGCTTTTGACTTGAAAGCAGATTGGCCTGGAACGCTCAGCATCTCCATCCAAGGCAGTTCCAGCAACATTCAGCCTGTGTGCATAGATAATGAAGAGCCAAAACTGTATGAGTTTCTAATAAAACCTGATCCTCCATCAATTGTAAATATCACAAAGAGCAACAACGGAGTTAAGCTACAATGGACTCCTTCAATATTTAAGAGAACATGCTATGCAGTAAACATTAGTAATAATGAATTTAGCACAACAGAAATTTACAGGACCGTTACTGAAGCATCAATCCCTCTCCAGCCCAAATTACGTCACACTTTCCGGGTGAAAGCCATTTCCTTTTCCTTGTCTGGCAACTGTACAAAAGGACTGTGGAGTGATTGGAGCAAAGCCGTAGAGTGGGGTGAGGAGAATCTCTACGACAATAGTATGTTTTCAGTTCTTCTATACATTCTCATTCCGTTATGTGTAG ATCCTATCATTGTTCTCATTTACCTGAAGAGAA AACTGTTGATTCTTCCTACAATCCCTGAGCCTGGAAAGTTTGTGAAACAATTGTTTGAAGAGCATAGTGAAGATCTTCAAAAACCTCCCCCAGAAGACCCAATCAAGGATGAGCAAACCCATTTGTTGGTATTCGTACAGACTTCTGGTAATGAGAACTGA